In Zingiber officinale cultivar Zhangliang chromosome 3B, Zo_v1.1, whole genome shotgun sequence, a single window of DNA contains:
- the LOC122056121 gene encoding glycine cleavage system H protein, mitochondrial-like, translating to MALKLWASSAASALKFSCRATATPFPASSITRCFSSVIDGFKYSKSHEWVKHEGAVATIGITDHAQGHLGDVVFVELPEPGAAATKAQRFGSVESVKATSDVNSPVSGEVIEVNTKLTETPGLINSSPYEDGWMIKVKPSDPSELKSLMGSEEYTKFCKEEDAH from the exons ATGGCCTTGAAGCTGTGGGCTTCTTCAGCTGCCAGTGCTCTCAAATTCTCCTGCAGAGCAACTGCCACTCCCTTCCCTGCTTCCTCCATCACCAGATGCTTCTCCTCTG TGATTGATGGCTTCAAGTACAGTAAATCTCATGAGTGGGTGAAGCATGAGGGTGCTGTGGCCACCATTGGCATCACCGACCATGCTCAG GGTCATCTCGGGGATGTGGTCTTTGTGGAGCTGCCGGAACCCGGTGCAGCAGCTACAAAAGCACAAAGGTTTGGATCTGTGGAGAGTGTCAAAGCCACAAGTGATGTCAACTCTCCTGTCTCTGGTGAAGTCATTGAAGTCAACACCAAGCTCACTGAAACTCCTGGCCTG ATCAATTCAAGCCCATATGAAGATGGCTGGATGATTAAGGTGAAACCGAGTGATCCATCGGAGCTCAAATCCTTGATGGGATCAGAGGAGTACACCAAGttttgcaaggaagaagatgctCATTAG